From Mesomycoplasma dispar, a single genomic window includes:
- a CDS encoding P97 family adhesin: MKLADRIRELKKNKKAVLILASTFGSLVFFGVFVGISLTIKYNGKHPRQDVKEFAKKVSYVSFKPEKITENSDFFKIKEKLFVGDKLKDEINLNEYLTVYMAEKNSNELTQFSGNSSNPFAPVFEFVSLSFDNLNQNFILKFRVKQKLKNNDFAYSDYFLQPISFYESKKFLKADFNFALQKIVKTINDGVSKLETLITNFSDEKPANDEKILYRAIDFAEKINKSQTSAEVEAKIGEILPRLSNLISQVNKSKDNKIGASENPIFNFQFIKNKTSEQFVSVQNEIATVFLEAKLTPDAVKMLGDIGQSFSSKVFDINLQTKDKKSLFFNVETFFQNVKLKPLKFNTEKKDGKLIITEQNPFDFFAKIKSEFFSAQNSPNYLKKLINSTLVEDLELDFTDLTKVIPKNQTGITFKFDHQNAKLKNENDNYIIELPYKILLSESLFKRDSQKIIYEKELILKISGFSSSAKTVPDLTSNFTNLAVPGTQKELIYLQNPLFIDKEKERYTEFISVYGQPVITQSPLKKEEIDGLLAKQDYSGLAEKLSLPSRYNYNFENFEAKVKSWTGKTAFPSLTEIENFEKNQEKISVSSRNPDQKLEVSSLYSQNFFKNPSDVASFFANLIQKKPDEIANTFFILAKAFGLLDKNRYPLQVFNQDEGFKDIFETAKKINLNNKNINVLSFNNHFYDFYNQGFFSTLFLPKKIKEDFEKLQDKSIIKVVDFLRNQQIFADSKQKFSFQEIEENYKTSVSFTTLADVLLAFYLKAAQLDNFQAWAKLDSELGYQIVFRKGNEISKKHFDSEIEKIEDSKKKSEKNKGQEEQTPQSNVSNSQQTQNGAENNTSNPNNQTGKVKDEENTEYLTLNFYYVIGNISSKKLFFQSPIQKILINFSNKKVDEKAKLQLELDGLIGNISPELLNFEIDQEMFKKIEDKLSNKDKLTDSGNLGDKKFNEDFRDKPENIKKIKEYFNKALKDGEIEFDFQPSFENMLNKDNDRLKFLLSVSFNPKKPSESSQSPGTSDQSNQSSSTDNKIFASRKLKISVTKKKENNTQSVTSSPAK, from the coding sequence GTTTGCGAAAAAAGTAAGTTATGTCAGTTTTAAACCCGAAAAAATCACTGAAAACAGTGATTTTTTCAAAATTAAGGAGAAATTATTTGTTGGTGACAAACTCAAAGATGAAATCAATCTAAATGAATATTTAACGGTTTATATGGCAGAGAAAAATTCTAATGAATTAACACAATTTTCAGGAAATTCATCAAATCCTTTTGCCCCAGTTTTCGAGTTTGTTAGTTTGAGTTTTGATAATTTAAATCAAAATTTTATTCTCAAATTTCGTGTCAAGCAAAAATTAAAAAATAACGACTTTGCTTATTCAGACTATTTTTTACAGCCGATTTCGTTTTATGAGTCAAAAAAATTTCTAAAAGCTGATTTTAATTTTGCTTTACAAAAAATAGTAAAAACTATTAATGATGGCGTTTCAAAATTAGAAACACTAATCACTAATTTTTCCGATGAAAAACCAGCAAACGATGAAAAAATCCTATACAGAGCAATAGATTTTGCAGAAAAGATCAATAAATCACAAACATCAGCGGAAGTTGAAGCGAAAATAGGTGAAATTTTACCCCGACTATCCAATTTAATTTCGCAGGTTAACAAATCAAAAGATAACAAAATTGGGGCAAGTGAAAACCCAATTTTTAATTTTCAATTCATAAAAAATAAAACAAGCGAGCAATTTGTAAGTGTACAGAACGAAATTGCTACCGTTTTTCTTGAAGCAAAATTGACTCCTGATGCAGTCAAAATGTTAGGCGATATTGGTCAATCGTTTTCATCTAAAGTTTTTGATATTAATCTTCAAACAAAGGATAAAAAATCCTTGTTTTTTAATGTTGAAACTTTTTTTCAGAATGTCAAGTTAAAACCACTAAAGTTTAACACTGAAAAAAAAGACGGAAAATTAATAATAACTGAACAAAATCCTTTTGATTTTTTTGCAAAAATCAAATCAGAATTTTTTTCTGCACAAAATAGCCCAAATTACTTAAAAAAATTAATTAATTCAACTTTAGTTGAAGATTTAGAACTAGATTTTACTGATTTAACAAAAGTAATTCCTAAAAATCAAACAGGAATTACTTTTAAATTCGATCACCAAAACGCCAAATTAAAAAATGAAAACGATAACTATATAATTGAACTTCCTTATAAAATTTTATTAAGTGAATCACTTTTTAAAAGAGATTCGCAAAAAATTATCTATGAAAAAGAGTTAATTTTAAAAATTAGCGGATTTAGTTCTTCTGCAAAAACTGTTCCTGATTTAACATCTAATTTTACTAATTTAGCGGTTCCTGGAACACAAAAAGAACTAATTTATTTGCAAAATCCACTTTTTATTGATAAAGAAAAAGAACGTTATACTGAATTTATTTCGGTTTATGGACAACCAGTTATCACGCAATCCCCCTTAAAAAAAGAGGAAATTGACGGTTTGCTAGCAAAGCAAGATTATTCTGGTTTGGCAGAGAAGTTAAGTTTGCCTTCAAGATATAATTATAATTTTGAAAATTTTGAAGCAAAAGTAAAATCATGAACTGGTAAAACTGCTTTTCCTAGTTTGACTGAAATTGAAAATTTTGAAAAAAATCAGGAAAAAATTAGTGTAAGTTCACGAAATCCTGACCAAAAATTAGAAGTAAGTTCTTTATATTCGCAAAATTTTTTCAAAAATCCTTCTGATGTTGCGTCCTTTTTTGCTAATTTAATTCAGAAAAAACCAGATGAAATCGCTAATACTTTTTTTATTTTAGCAAAAGCTTTTGGACTTTTGGATAAAAATCGTTATCCTTTGCAAGTTTTTAACCAGGATGAGGGTTTTAAAGATATTTTTGAAACAGCAAAAAAAATTAATCTCAATAATAAAAATATAAATGTTTTGAGTTTTAACAATCATTTTTATGACTTTTATAACCAAGGTTTTTTTTCAACACTTTTTTTACCTAAAAAAATAAAGGAAGATTTTGAAAAATTACAAGATAAATCAATTATTAAAGTAGTTGATTTTTTGAGAAATCAACAAATTTTTGCTGATTCTAAACAAAAATTTTCTTTTCAAGAAATCGAAGAAAACTATAAAACTAGTGTTAGTTTTACTACTTTAGCAGATGTTTTATTGGCTTTTTATCTTAAAGCCGCCCAACTTGATAATTTTCAAGCATGAGCAAAATTAGATTCAGAATTGGGATACCAAATTGTTTTTAGAAAAGGTAACGAAATTTCTAAAAAACATTTTGATAGTGAAATCGAGAAAATAGAAGACTCGAAAAAAAAATCTGAAAAAAATAAGGGCCAAGAGGAACAAACTCCCCAATCTAATGTTTCAAATTCACAACAAACTCAAAATGGTGCGGAAAATAACACGTCTAATCCTAATAATCAAACTGGAAAAGTTAAAGATGAAGAAAATACCGAATATTTAACGCTAAATTTTTATTACGTTATCGGTAACATTAGTTCAAAAAAATTATTTTTTCAAAGTCCGATTCAAAAAATCTTAATAAATTTTTCAAATAAAAAAGTTGATGAAAAAGCTAAATTACAGTTAGAATTAGATGGATTAATTGGGAATATTTCCCCTGAATTGTTAAATTTTGAAATTGATCAAGAAATGTTTAAAAAAATTGAGGATAAATTATCTAATAAAGATAAATTGACAGATTCAGGAAATTTAGGTGATAAAAAATTCAATGAAGATTTTAGAGATAAACCTGAAAATATTAAAAAAATTAAAGAATATTTTAATAAAGCACTTAAAGATGGAGAAATTGAATTTGATTTTCAACCAAGTTTTGAAAACATGTTAAACAAAGATAACGACAGATTAAAATTTTTATTAAGTGTTTCATTTAATCCAAAAAAACCTTCTGAATCTAGCCAATCACCTGGCACCTCTGACCAGTCTAACCAAAGTTCTAGTACAGATAACAAAATATTTGCTAGTCGAAAATTGAAAATTTCTGTAACAAAAAAGAAAGAAAATAACACACAATCAGTCACATCTTCGCCAGCAAAATAA
- a CDS encoding P110/LppT family adhesin N-terminal domain — MKKLFKSKQVSRKNLKIIVGVSLLTLITTLSTAIPLGIWSYNSSYYGKLNEKAEILNINQTENPFTNNLAEFSENLVIKENFRELSAETAFELAKSKIYNLDLLSLVDLEKLHQKKYQISYDLSNAAVSKNSIKNVVLFVKTEDKRQVFSKAIEIKGFSNKTNSDKNLSKFEIDEKKSSIVVPAKNFLSFPEFKSRLQSQFEEAQKTEVQKFRAFEKALVAIEGSYSLINTLGLPSFMREGQVLEPKITGKNLNFSSVNGKNFLNFTFDNVEKKTEIQLEINGLISEEEIKNEVTKWTSDELENEIKLKPEIQQKLVNENLSLSKTFYSKEKKINGVSTNQNFSDLFNHIQSEYSINTAKLKNYSANNIVVKVKKIDEISEADRSNLLRDGKIRLDLSFDINKKNGQKLIKIFNFKFDLDLKPDLNQFSRIFVKNLPEEKTQVFSLKKADNSIAISSEKLISTINEIKDHSNQLNPENPNEKLVENLYLLDFGKKGNTEEEANYKKELVEIAKKLKTETVKVQTFADGQSENTEKNDKTLGKTIWKALNLQHNLASYDVKSDFSLENKGGNVSLEFTLFSNKNNTKLASTKIQITGIVSSTHSAFDVASKFYPTFFLDGKASFTKSDDNSEYKISDLSDNNLKFEETKTGENKLTQDGFEIKKAIKFSQNAVKKVQTSTSGTTSGQKQLTPAPFSRLDSGVIYFAFKPKNINDYKKHYLLSDSNGNGLFIQKVAKSKFVNKINSIGVVTQEVEQSKDKKTFTSVITSDDLNDKIKGVGKTQTDEEQKKLDGYVIGFDLKQVKDFKTLQSYFYKNRSSLYISSDSFSMQLIDKQTVVLGSNSWKPTKNFTGDIFQNTGFPPHSEYRPAIEVANRVSENRFYRQELKNSNPVFLQNVKPVIDEDQNIVLEIIKTPWSIEINAFSTANNHLNSPSSVSLNGKTIYNVNPITKMWDPFPNYFNLDWMQIGPNPDKKQVETNTATSSGSSLSQESVSVSSQNDSNAESSVKKATDSKSSIIIKGLAVYNDPQLTGQFGSSARDEIRSSFINAYLK, encoded by the coding sequence ATGAAAAAGTTATTTAAATCTAAACAAGTTTCAAGGAAAAATTTAAAAATTATTGTTGGAGTTTCACTTTTAACTTTGATTACCACACTTTCAACCGCAATTCCTTTGGGAATTTGGTCATATAATAGTTCCTACTATGGAAAATTGAACGAAAAAGCTGAAATTTTAAACATAAATCAAACAGAAAACCCTTTTACTAACAATCTTGCTGAATTTTCTGAAAATTTGGTTATTAAAGAAAATTTTAGAGAACTATCGGCTGAAACTGCCTTTGAGTTAGCAAAAAGTAAGATTTATAATTTAGACCTTCTTTCTTTGGTTGATTTAGAAAAATTACATCAGAAAAAATACCAAATAAGTTATGATTTAAGCAACGCCGCTGTTAGTAAAAATTCAATTAAAAACGTCGTACTTTTTGTAAAAACCGAAGATAAAAGACAAGTTTTTTCAAAAGCTATTGAAATTAAAGGGTTTTCAAATAAGACAAATTCAGATAAAAATCTTTCTAAATTTGAAATTGATGAAAAAAAATCATCAATTGTTGTTCCTGCTAAAAACTTTTTAAGTTTTCCTGAATTTAAAAGTAGATTGCAAAGTCAATTTGAAGAGGCTCAAAAAACTGAAGTACAAAAATTTCGTGCTTTTGAAAAAGCGCTCGTTGCAATTGAAGGCTCATATAGTTTAATTAACACGCTTGGTTTGCCTTCTTTTATGCGTGAAGGTCAAGTTTTAGAACCTAAAATTACAGGAAAAAACCTTAATTTTTCAAGTGTTAATGGTAAAAATTTCCTTAATTTTACATTTGATAATGTTGAAAAAAAGACCGAAATTCAGTTAGAAATTAACGGTCTTATCTCTGAAGAGGAAATTAAAAACGAGGTAACTAAATGAACAAGTGATGAACTTGAAAATGAAATTAAACTTAAACCGGAAATTCAGCAAAAATTAGTGAATGAAAATTTATCACTATCAAAAACTTTTTACTCAAAAGAAAAAAAAATTAATGGCGTTTCTACTAATCAAAATTTTAGCGATTTATTCAACCATATTCAAAGCGAATATTCAATTAATACAGCCAAATTGAAAAATTATTCCGCTAACAACATTGTTGTTAAAGTCAAAAAAATCGACGAAATTAGTGAAGCAGATCGCTCTAATTTGCTAAGAGATGGAAAAATTCGACTTGATTTGTCTTTTGATATAAACAAGAAAAATGGTCAAAAATTAATTAAAATTTTTAATTTTAAATTTGATCTTGATTTAAAACCTGACCTAAATCAGTTTTCCCGAATTTTTGTAAAAAATTTACCTGAAGAAAAAACGCAAGTTTTTTCGCTTAAAAAAGCGGATAATTCAATTGCAATAAGTTCTGAAAAACTTATAAGCACGATTAACGAAATTAAGGATCATTCAAATCAATTAAACCCCGAAAATCCTAACGAAAAACTTGTTGAAAATCTTTATTTACTTGATTTTGGTAAAAAAGGTAACACTGAAGAAGAAGCGAATTACAAAAAAGAACTTGTAGAAATTGCCAAAAAACTTAAAACTGAAACAGTAAAAGTGCAAACTTTTGCAGATGGACAATCTGAAAATACCGAGAAAAATGATAAAACTCTTGGTAAAACCATTTGAAAAGCACTTAATTTACAGCATAATTTAGCTTCTTATGATGTTAAATCAGATTTTAGTCTTGAAAATAAAGGCGGTAATGTTAGTCTTGAATTTACCTTATTTTCAAATAAAAATAATACAAAATTAGCATCAACAAAAATCCAAATTACCGGCATTGTTAGTTCTACTCATAGCGCTTTTGATGTTGCATCAAAATTTTATCCAACCTTTTTCCTTGATGGTAAAGCAAGTTTTACAAAATCTGATGATAATTCTGAATATAAAATTAGTGATTTGTCTGATAATAATCTTAAATTTGAAGAGACAAAAACAGGTGAAAATAAATTAACTCAAGATGGTTTTGAGATTAAAAAAGCGATTAAATTTAGTCAAAACGCTGTCAAAAAAGTGCAAACTAGCACTTCCGGTACCACTTCAGGACAAAAACAACTTACACCAGCACCGTTTTCTCGTTTGGATTCGGGGGTAATTTATTTCGCTTTTAAACCGAAAAATATTAATGATTATAAAAAACATTACTTACTTTCTGATTCCAATGGAAATGGGCTTTTTATTCAAAAAGTTGCAAAGTCAAAATTTGTGAATAAGATTAATTCTATTGGTGTTGTCACGCAAGAAGTTGAACAGTCAAAAGATAAAAAAACTTTTACTTCTGTCATAACTAGTGATGATTTGAATGATAAAATTAAAGGTGTAGGAAAAACCCAAACAGATGAAGAACAAAAAAAACTTGATGGTTATGTGATTGGTTTTGATTTAAAACAAGTAAAAGATTTTAAAACCCTTCAATCCTACTTTTATAAAAACAGAAGCAGCCTTTACATATCATCAGATTCCTTTTCTATGCAATTGATTGATAAACAAACAGTGGTTTTAGGATCTAATTCTTGAAAACCAACAAAAAATTTTACAGGTGACATATTTCAAAATACAGGATTCCCGCCACATTCAGAATATCGACCAGCAATTGAAGTTGCAAATCGTGTATCTGAAAATCGTTTTTACCGTCAGGAACTTAAAAATTCTAATCCTGTTTTCCTGCAAAATGTAAAACCTGTAATCGATGAAGATCAAAATATTGTTCTCGAAATCATCAAAACACCTTGATCAATTGAAATTAACGCTTTTTCAACAGCTAATAATCACCTAAATTCGCCTTCATCAGTTAGTTTGAATGGAAAAACAATTTATAACGTAAACCCTATAACTAAAATGTGAGATCCATTTCCTAATTATTTTAATCTTGATTGAATGCAAATTGGTCCAAACCCTGATAAAAAACAGGTTGAAACCAACACAGCCACTTCTTCTGGATCTAGTTTGTCTCAAGAAAGTGTTTCAGTTTCTTCTCAAAATGATTCAAATGCTGAAAGTAGCGTAAAAAAGGCAACTGATTCAAAAAGTTCAATCATTATAAAAGGTCTCGCAGTTTATAACGATCCACAATTAACAGGTCAATTTGGTAGTTCAGCTCGCGATGAAATAAGAAGTTCTTTTATTAACGCGTATTTAAAGTAA
- a CDS encoding Mhp366/Mhp367 family surface (lipo)protein, with amino-acid sequence MFKKILKNTLVFLPFWLFSCTTISSVDQIERKKLQQKIIIDGQKEKNIPKNDQSVKKDNFVDKSRQSLPNLDNNLQKSLDSQKETENLSSDNDRKKETKQISEQKLSEPKTDLVKNNLDLQGENSDKKINNLKNAKISDKLSLSDADFQRINRKSAFNFSENQLDNVLNFVSPKIDFAKNYHKFSLNNLTNAIKKENETGFLGEKNQDLYIYLLKKIRPNLLSENIQAKNINSAYFRPENLVNYYGLDKFVYKSIDFNDQKFEKIYKRNMRFASGSAVLLTTKNGRATFLTNDHVVNDQSVKFWNLMNYKDRSNGWISKLSNFLTYYDDFQIKKLPNSPLIEILNQRFILENGKPIQLLNGRQIRGISSQPLKSEIDQFSKNAYNKYFQFEKKFDNKGLDVAIFYFNYKDFIADVEKLIEFYNQNKEKMYANTSGINSIWHSKFADFIEKFKDFRKFWEKMSNINPLKISRRNWEIEDFDYTSKIGLFYPQDFAIKNFFKGISIKPNITSNKTNKKDPNTPSAYYFATNGPGASGSGIYNLDGSLAFLNRLIINDNPNNPNYYFDQNNLTSHLSSAVVFKTNKYDLVSEIEKFYLN; translated from the coding sequence ATGTTCAAAAAAATACTAAAAAATACTTTGGTTTTCTTACCTTTTTGATTATTTTCTTGCACGACAATAAGTAGTGTCGATCAAATTGAACGAAAAAAGTTGCAACAAAAAATAATTATTGATGGCCAAAAAGAAAAAAACATTCCTAAAAATGATCAATCAGTAAAAAAAGACAATTTTGTTGATAAAAGCAGGCAATCTTTACCAAATTTAGATAATAATTTACAAAAATCATTAGATTCTCAAAAAGAAACGGAAAACCTTAGTAGTGATAACGATCGTAAAAAGGAAACAAAACAAATAAGTGAGCAAAAATTATCTGAACCCAAAACTGATTTGGTTAAAAATAACTTAGATTTACAGGGCGAAAATTCTGATAAAAAAATCAATAATCTCAAAAATGCTAAAATTTCAGATAAATTATCTTTATCTGATGCTGATTTTCAAAGAATAAATCGAAAATCAGCCTTTAATTTTAGCGAAAATCAACTTGATAATGTATTAAATTTTGTAAGTCCAAAAATTGATTTTGCTAAAAATTATCACAAATTTAGTCTTAATAATTTAACAAATGCGATCAAAAAAGAAAATGAAACCGGTTTTTTAGGTGAAAAAAATCAAGATTTATACATTTATTTGCTCAAAAAAATTAGACCAAATTTATTATCGGAAAATATACAGGCAAAAAATATAAATTCAGCATATTTCCGTCCTGAAAATTTAGTAAATTATTACGGTTTAGACAAATTTGTCTATAAATCAATCGATTTTAACGACCAAAAGTTTGAAAAAATTTACAAAAGAAATATGCGATTCGCATCCGGTTCAGCCGTTTTATTAACAACTAAAAATGGTAGAGCAACTTTTTTGACAAATGATCACGTTGTTAACGACCAAAGTGTAAAATTTTGAAATTTAATGAACTATAAAGATAGATCGAATGGTTGAATTTCAAAATTATCTAACTTTTTAACATATTATGATGACTTTCAAATTAAAAAATTACCAAATTCACCTTTAATTGAAATCTTAAATCAAAGATTTATTCTTGAAAATGGAAAACCGATTCAACTTTTAAATGGTAGACAAATTCGAGGTATTTCATCACAGCCTTTAAAATCAGAAATTGACCAATTTAGTAAAAATGCATATAATAAATATTTTCAATTTGAGAAAAAATTCGACAACAAAGGTTTAGATGTTGCAATTTTCTACTTTAATTATAAAGATTTTATTGCCGATGTTGAAAAATTAATTGAATTTTACAACCAAAATAAAGAAAAAATGTATGCAAACACCTCGGGAATTAATAGTATTTGACATTCAAAATTTGCTGATTTTATTGAAAAATTTAAAGATTTTCGCAAATTTTGGGAAAAAATGTCTAATATTAACCCCTTAAAAATTTCCAGGCGTAACTGAGAGATTGAAGATTTTGACTATACAAGTAAAATCGGACTTTTTTATCCACAAGATTTTGCAATTAAAAATTTCTTTAAAGGAATTTCAATTAAACCTAACATTACCAGCAACAAAACAAACAAAAAAGATCCAAACACGCCAAGCGCATATTATTTTGCAACAAACGGACCAGGCGCATCAGGGAGTGGAATCTATAATTTAGACGGTTCGCTCGCCTTCCTAAATCGTCTAATTATTAATGATAATCCAAATAATCCAAATTACTATTTCGACCAAAATAATTTGACTTCTCATCTTTCATCGGCGGTAGTTTTTAAAACAAACAAGTATGATCTTGTTAGTGAAATTGAAAAATTTTATTTAAACTAA
- a CDS encoding thermonuclease family protein, with protein MSCYDYLSGVRNEKTDSIKEVGPLKKFSVFDKNSQIKKGLTYTTFVKDVYDGDTFTDKNNRRFRLFGIDTPEIQLNRPNRNIDTKLMKFHALRSKKVLQDLVLNRWISFEIVDVDNYHRLVVIIKDENGENINLKMVEGGFAISRYSQYENPKKKYYHPEHRDLIDKLRKAQEKAKNDNLSVWKDDVLKIYGIKVAVK; from the coding sequence ATGAGTTGCTATGACTACCTTTCTGGAGTTCGTAACGAAAAAACTGATAGCATAAAAGAGGTTGGCCCTCTGAAAAAATTTAGTGTTTTTGATAAAAACTCACAAATTAAAAAGGGCTTAACTTATACAACTTTTGTAAAAGATGTCTATGATGGCGATACTTTTACCGACAAAAACAACAGACGTTTTCGACTTTTTGGAATCGATACACCCGAAATTCAACTTAATAGACCCAATAGAAATATTGACACAAAATTGATGAAATTTCACGCTTTACGTTCAAAAAAAGTTCTTCAAGATTTGGTTTTAAACCGTTGAATCTCATTTGAAATTGTTGATGTTGACAATTATCATCGACTTGTCGTAATTATCAAGGATGAAAATGGCGAAAATATTAACCTTAAAATGGTTGAAGGCGGGTTTGCAATTAGTCGCTATAGCCAATATGAAAATCCAAAAAAGAAATATTACCATCCCGAACATCGAGATTTAATTGACAAATTGCGAAAGGCTCAAGAAAAAGCTAAAAATGACAATTTGTCAGTATGAAAAGATGATGTTCTTAAAATTTACGGAATAAAAGTTGCTGTAAAATAA
- the smpB gene encoding SsrA-binding protein SmpB: protein MKILVQNKRAHFDYEIIDKFTAGIVLLGWEVKSIQARNVSLVGAFCYFKGSELFLGNTKISEYKGSRGQMDRSRKLLLHKHELKKILKEKVTKKLTIIPLFIGQNNRKIKVEIALAKGKTKIDKRNVIKERQLKREASKFLKNYH from the coding sequence ATGAAAATTTTAGTACAAAACAAGCGTGCACACTTTGACTATGAAATAATTGACAAATTCACAGCCGGAATTGTGCTTCTTGGTTGAGAAGTTAAATCAATTCAGGCAAGAAATGTCTCGCTTGTTGGTGCTTTTTGTTATTTTAAAGGTTCTGAACTTTTTCTTGGAAATACAAAAATTAGCGAATATAAAGGTTCGCGGGGTCAAATGGATCGAAGTCGCAAACTTTTATTACATAAACACGAGCTAAAAAAGATTTTAAAGGAAAAAGTTACAAAAAAATTAACGATTATCCCACTTTTTATCGGTCAAAATAATCGAAAAATTAAGGTTGAAATTGCTCTTGCCAAAGGAAAAACAAAAATCGACAAGCGAAATGTGATTAAAGAACGACAATTAAAAAGGGAGGCCTCAAAATTTTTAAAAAATTATCACTAA